The following are from one region of the Acidobacteriota bacterium genome:
- a CDS encoding MMPL family transporter, translated as MAFARDLKRVVSRTVALGDDVEHQARSVPLIDRVLKRLPAVGLRAPRATVALALLVVAAALPGLLRLELRTNGHALVPPADPAVLLDAEVRQRYDLRDPIAVVVETDHPDGIFNRDTLRRVRQLSDRLVALEGLGDTYVSSLATEKRDRVYTGSLRFRPFLEPVPENDQEMEILVGDLEATQILDGTLVALDGRATTLLVGVPAVHGEGPEADERRRLFEAVRREVEAFDAAPDRVLVVGAPVAEGLLGLHILEDLAFLLPLAMAVIALVVWLGCRRLWGVGLALGEVGASLLFTFGVMGWLGVPVYLTTAILPVILTTLGLADEIHILWRYQKHLAAGADRPVEQTFAELVRPVALTSMTTTLAFLSFLVSEIPPVRFFGIFAAVGILFCMSWSLAVVPAILSLLGPERLRRPRGSAEGWGRSLTGLAPRATTRGPVLALLATVTLVLAAGIPRLFVQDSWIDGFADGSPFRVATERVDERFFGTHVLLAHLEFDPREDDPGRKLPGLTSWSGPLFRLETLEAFGEFEDFLRRQPGVGGVLGPYSQLVTVSYLWMGRQEGGRKLPDSPYQLGRLLDRFDMARGKHKRREVLDDSLTGGVVTIFLEDANFRDTAALIERLEAGAERFFGPHGGRLELAGDVAVSQAMIPAIVRTQVSSLLLALLGAWVVVSLLYRSARWGALAILPSAVAVAWVFGLMGWLAIPLGVATSMFCAVTLGIGVDYAIHFLESFRRSRQIGEAVAETGPAIISDSLAICLGFGLLGLSQVPANARLGLLVAVALLSAAVLTLVGLAALLRPKESL; from the coding sequence GCGCGCGACCTGAAGAGGGTGGTTTCGCGAACCGTCGCCCTTGGAGACGATGTTGAGCATCAGGCGAGGAGCGTTCCGCTGATCGATCGAGTTCTGAAGCGTTTGCCGGCGGTTGGGCTTCGCGCCCCGCGGGCGACCGTGGCGCTGGCGCTGCTGGTGGTGGCGGCCGCCCTGCCGGGCCTGCTGCGCCTCGAGCTGCGCACCAATGGCCACGCTCTGGTGCCGCCGGCGGACCCGGCGGTGCTCCTCGATGCCGAGGTGCGTCAGCGCTACGACCTGCGCGACCCGATTGCGGTGGTGGTGGAGACCGACCACCCGGACGGCATCTTCAATCGCGACACCCTGCGGCGAGTCCGCCAGCTCAGCGACCGCCTGGTGGCCCTCGAAGGTCTCGGGGACACCTACGTCTCGAGCCTGGCGACGGAGAAGCGGGACCGCGTCTACACCGGTTCGCTGCGTTTCCGGCCCTTCCTCGAACCGGTGCCGGAGAACGATCAGGAGATGGAAATCCTGGTCGGTGACCTCGAGGCCACCCAGATTCTCGACGGCACCCTGGTGGCCCTCGACGGGCGGGCGACGACCCTTCTGGTGGGCGTGCCGGCGGTGCACGGCGAGGGGCCCGAGGCGGACGAGCGGCGGCGCCTCTTCGAGGCGGTGCGGCGCGAGGTGGAGGCCTTCGATGCGGCGCCCGATCGCGTCTTGGTGGTGGGTGCCCCGGTGGCCGAGGGGCTGCTCGGGCTCCATATCCTGGAGGATCTCGCCTTCCTCCTGCCGTTGGCGATGGCGGTCATCGCGCTGGTGGTTTGGCTCGGTTGCCGCCGCCTTTGGGGAGTCGGACTGGCCCTCGGGGAGGTCGGCGCCAGCCTGCTCTTCACTTTCGGGGTGATGGGTTGGCTCGGGGTGCCGGTCTATCTCACCACCGCGATTCTGCCGGTGATTCTCACCACCCTCGGCCTGGCAGACGAGATCCACATCCTGTGGCGTTACCAGAAACATTTGGCGGCGGGGGCCGATCGCCCCGTGGAGCAGACCTTCGCCGAGCTGGTGCGGCCGGTGGCCTTGACCTCCATGACCACCACTCTGGCCTTTCTCTCCTTCCTGGTGTCGGAGATTCCGCCGGTGAGGTTCTTCGGCATCTTCGCCGCCGTCGGCATTTTGTTCTGCATGTCGTGGTCGCTGGCGGTGGTGCCGGCCATCCTGAGCCTCCTCGGCCCCGAGCGCCTGCGCCGGCCGCGCGGCAGCGCCGAAGGCTGGGGGCGCTCCTTGACCGGGCTGGCGCCTCGAGCGACCACCCGAGGGCCGGTTTTGGCTCTCCTTGCGACCGTCACCCTGGTCCTGGCGGCGGGTATTCCGCGCCTCTTCGTGCAGGACAGTTGGATCGACGGGTTCGCCGACGGCAGTCCCTTTCGTGTCGCCACCGAGCGCGTCGATGAGCGCTTCTTCGGCACTCATGTGCTGTTGGCCCATCTCGAGTTCGATCCGCGGGAGGACGATCCCGGTCGCAAGCTGCCGGGGTTGACCTCGTGGTCCGGTCCGCTATTTCGGCTTGAGACCCTGGAGGCCTTCGGCGAGTTCGAGGACTTCTTGCGTCGACAGCCGGGAGTCGGTGGCGTGCTCGGTCCCTACAGCCAGCTGGTCACCGTCTCCTACCTCTGGATGGGGCGCCAGGAAGGCGGCCGCAAGCTGCCCGATTCGCCCTACCAGCTCGGTCGCCTGCTCGACCGCTTCGATATGGCACGCGGCAAGCACAAGCGCCGCGAAGTGCTCGACGACTCCCTCACCGGCGGGGTGGTGACGATTTTCCTCGAGGATGCCAACTTCCGCGACACGGCGGCCCTCATCGAGCGCCTCGAAGCGGGGGCCGAGCGATTCTTCGGGCCTCACGGTGGCCGCCTCGAGCTGGCCGGCGATGTCGCCGTCAGCCAGGCGATGATCCCGGCCATCGTGCGGACCCAGGTGTCGTCGCTGCTACTCGCCCTCTTGGGGGCTTGGGTGGTGGTCAGCCTGCTCTACCGCTCGGCGCGCTGGGGCGCCCTGGCGATCTTGCCTTCGGCCGTTGCCGTCGCCTGGGTGTTCGGGCTGATGGGCTGGTTGGCGATACCCCTCGGCGTCGCCACCTCGATGTTTTGTGCCGTCACTCTCGGCATCGGCGTCGACTACGCGATTCACTTTTTGGAGAGCTTCCGCCGCTCGCGGCAGATCGGCGAAGCCGTGGCCGAGACCGGGCCGGCGATCATCTCCGACAGCCTCGCCATTTGCTTGGGCTTCGGCCTGCTGGGGCTTTCCCAGGTGCCCGCCAACGCCCGCCTCGGCCTGCTGGTGGCGGTGGCCCTGCTGTCGGCGGCGGTGCTGACCCTGGTGGGGCTCGCGGCGCTGTTGCGGCCTAAGGAATCTCTTTAG